AGGTAGTTCCGTTGCCGTATTCGATGCCGTCTTTCAAACCATCGACACATGCCTTTTGGAATTGGCGCGCATCGCCCAGCCCGTCGAGCGGGCGCCCTGAAGATGTTGCGATTTGCCTCACATACGCGCGCCCAACTTTCCGCAGGTGACAGGCCGATCCTGCTCGTAGTCGTTGATACTGAAGAAGAATTCGACTGGCAGAAACCGTTTAATCGCAGCAGTACTGGAACCACTTCGATTAGCGATCAACCGACATTGCATGATCGCGTGTATGACCGCTTGGGAATCGTGCCTACCTATATGGTCGACTGGCCGGTGGCGACGACAGCAGCATCGGTGGCTGTGTTACGCGCTTTGACCGACCAAAAGCGATGCGAGATTGGTGCCCATCTGCATCCTTGGGTCACGCCTCCCCACGACGAGCAGGTAACGGCGTTCAATTCGTTCGCCGGAAACTTGCCGCGCGCACTTGAGCAGGAAAAACTGCAGCGTCTCACGGTTGCTATCAGTGATGCATTTGGGCGCGCGCCCATTGCATTTAAGGCGGGGCGCTACGGCTTGGGCGCACACACTGCGGACATGCTGGCGATGCTCGGCTATCAGATCGATGCCAGCGTCGTTCCGTATACCTCGTTTCGCGCTGATGATGGGCCGGATTTTTCCGCATTCGGACATGATCCTTACTGGTTCAAGGCCGGCGGTCGTGATTTGCTTGAGTTGCCAGTGACCGGTGGCTACTGCGGCTGGC
This window of the Massilia sp. R2A-15 genome carries:
- a CDS encoding polysaccharide deacetylase family protein; the protein is MLRFASHTRAQLSAGDRPILLVVVDTEEEFDWQKPFNRSSTGTTSISDQPTLHDRVYDRLGIVPTYMVDWPVATTAASVAVLRALTDQKRCEIGAHLHPWVTPPHDEQVTAFNSFAGNLPRALEQEKLQRLTVAISDAFGRAPIAFKAGRYGLGAHTADMLAMLGYQIDASVVPYTSFRADDGPDFSAFGHDPYWFKAGGRDLLELPVTGGYCGWLAQAGPPVYQLAQHRLAKAARLGGILARTRAVERIRLSPEGANLDEMKRLSRALVRGGTKILTMTYHSPSLAVGHTPYVRSQGDLRAFIQTINDYCTFFEAEIGGVFMSLSEVYQKLHAQRAAPC